Proteins from a single region of Bos javanicus breed banteng chromosome 25, ARS-OSU_banteng_1.0, whole genome shotgun sequence:
- the CARHSP1 gene encoding calcium-regulated heat-stable protein 1, whose product MSSEPPPPSQPPTHQSSTGLLDTQQARDRSPSPLRGNVVPSPLPTRRTRTFSATVRASQGPVYKGVCKCFCRSKGHGFITPADGGPDIFLHISDVEGEYVPMEGDEVTYKMCSIPPKNEKLQAVEVVITHLAPGTKHETWSGHVVSS is encoded by the exons ATGTCATCTGAGCCTCCTCCTCCAtcccagccccccacccaccaGTCCTCGACTGGGCTGCTGGACACCCAACAGGCCCGGGATCGCTCACCGTCCCCGCTTCGGGGCAACGTGGTGCCGAGCCCACTGCCTACTCGCCGCACCAGGACCTTCTCAGC GACGGTGCGGGCTTCCCAGGGCCCGGTCTACAAAGGAGTCTGCAAATGCTTCTGTCGGTCCAAGGGCCACGGCTTCATCACCCCGGCTGACGGCGGCCCCGACATCTTCCTGCATATCTCCGA CGTGGAGGGGGAGTACGTCCCCATGGAAGGCGACGAGGTCACCTATAAGATGTGCTCCATCCCGCCCAAGAACGAGAAGCTGCAGGCCGTGGAGGTGGTCATCACCCACCTGGCGCCGGGCACCAAGCACGAGACCTGGTCCGGCCACGTCGTCAGTTCCTAG